The following coding sequences are from one Limisphaerales bacterium window:
- a CDS encoding DHH family phosphoesterase, which produces MSDLPQPQVVITHESDLDGFVSGHLLQRLANHLFDQQTLLQAWNYTNFERRPLREHCAWVCDLNFSKRMDRDNWLIVDHHQTDVDPQRARLILDHSKSASLLCYELCKEHGLGNEKLDRLVHFTNVGDLYLTDDPHFTESIDYGSLIKQYMFWNIAKLIEGDLESLVDHPLIEVIATRRRVENPIGYEYAKAHITPLSDTVAMIESPIGDTNAVVHQMLTEEVISQPVILTAVTRNRSVSVSLRSRNGEALPVAKLLQGGGHPNACGATLPQTVQRIPDAVDYLKKTLDPKPGGDGLGSLGDALEGLKV; this is translated from the coding sequence ATGAGCGATTTACCGCAACCGCAAGTGGTCATTACCCACGAGAGCGATTTGGATGGATTTGTGTCCGGCCACCTTCTGCAACGTTTGGCGAACCATTTGTTCGACCAACAAACGCTTTTGCAGGCGTGGAATTACACCAACTTCGAACGGCGCCCGCTGCGCGAACACTGCGCGTGGGTGTGCGATCTCAATTTTTCCAAACGCATGGACCGCGATAATTGGTTGATCGTGGACCATCACCAAACCGATGTGGATCCGCAACGCGCGCGGCTGATTCTCGATCACTCCAAGTCCGCCAGTTTGCTGTGTTACGAACTTTGCAAAGAGCACGGGCTTGGCAATGAGAAGCTCGATCGGCTCGTGCATTTTACCAACGTGGGCGATTTGTATCTCACGGATGACCCGCACTTCACGGAGTCCATCGATTACGGCAGCCTCATCAAGCAGTATATGTTTTGGAATATCGCCAAGCTCATCGAGGGCGATTTGGAATCGTTGGTGGATCATCCGCTCATCGAAGTCATTGCCACGCGGCGGCGGGTTGAAAATCCGATCGGCTACGAATACGCCAAGGCGCATATCACGCCGTTGTCGGACACGGTGGCCATGATCGAATCGCCCATCGGCGATACCAACGCGGTGGTGCATCAAATGCTGACCGAAGAAGTCATCTCGCAGCCGGTCATCCTCACGGCGGTGACGCGCAACCGTTCGGTGAGCGTGAGCTTGCGCAGTCGCAATGGTGAAGCATTGCCGGTGGCTAAACTGCTTCAAGGCGGCGGCCATCCCAATGCGTGTGGCGCCACGCTGCCGCAGACGGTGCAGCGCATTCCGGACGCGGTGGATTATTTGAAGAAAACCCTGGACCCGAAGCCGGGTGGAGATGGGCTTGGGAGTTTGGGGGATGCATTGGAGGGATTGAAAGTGTAA
- the rdgB gene encoding RdgB/HAM1 family non-canonical purine NTP pyrophosphatase: MATSVVIATGNAHKAEEIQALLGPEFACRTLADFPDAPEVEETARTLAGNAALKALSLVNWLKQNEDWNEGWVLADDSGLEVDALDGAPGVRSARYAATDSHAGNTPDQKNNAKLLHELSGQKKHHRAARFRCVIALARAGQYGKPEIFHGVCEGQIIEEPRGSHGFGYDPLFQPEGHNQTFAELGEPTKSQNSHRANALLKLKEWLEAR; this comes from the coding sequence GTGGCCACTTCCGTGGTCATCGCCACCGGCAACGCGCACAAGGCGGAAGAAATCCAGGCCCTCCTCGGGCCGGAGTTCGCCTGCCGCACGTTGGCCGATTTCCCCGATGCCCCCGAGGTGGAAGAAACCGCCCGCACCCTCGCTGGCAATGCCGCGCTCAAGGCGCTTTCTCTCGTCAACTGGCTCAAGCAAAATGAGGACTGGAATGAAGGCTGGGTGCTCGCCGATGATTCCGGCCTCGAAGTGGATGCGCTCGACGGCGCGCCCGGTGTGCGAAGCGCCCGCTACGCCGCCACCGATTCGCACGCGGGAAATACCCCCGACCAAAAAAACAACGCCAAACTGTTACACGAACTTTCCGGCCAAAAAAAACACCACCGCGCCGCTCGCTTCCGCTGCGTGATCGCGCTCGCCCGCGCGGGACAATACGGCAAACCGGAAATTTTCCACGGCGTATGCGAAGGCCAAATCATCGAGGAGCCGCGCGGCAGTCACGGATTCGGCTACGACCCCCTCTTTCAACCCGAAGGCCACAACCAAACCTTCGCCGAACTCGGCGAGCCAACAAAAAGCCAAAACAGCCACCGCGCCAATGCGTTGCTGAAATTGAAAGAATGGCTCGAAGCCCGGTAG
- a CDS encoding SPFH/Band 7/PHB domain protein produces the protein MEYLPTPILAFDILDGIMIVVALVVVSSILSCIKVVKQAEQIVIERFGKFDRILNSGLNVIVPVMDRPRPIFWRSKRTDISGIEYVITSERTTIDMREQVFDFAKQNVITKDNVNIEIDAMLYFQITDVHAAVYEIANLPDAIEKLCKTNLRNVAGKMDLDECLTSRAVINSELSRVMDEATDKWGVKVNRVELKDITPPPDIQQAMEKQMRAERDRRATILEAEGEKRSAILEAEGVRESQIKRAEGQKQSEILRAEGEANARIKVAEAEKTAITLLTESLGGTKSDPAQYLIAVRYLESLQTMTSGKDNKVVYVPYEATGVIGSLGGIKDLLSGIGKS, from the coding sequence ATGGAATATCTCCCCACCCCCATCCTCGCGTTCGATATTTTGGACGGCATTATGATCGTCGTCGCGCTGGTGGTTGTCTCATCGATTCTCTCCTGCATCAAAGTGGTGAAACAAGCCGAGCAGATTGTCATCGAGCGTTTTGGTAAATTTGACCGCATCCTCAACAGCGGATTGAATGTCATCGTTCCGGTGATGGACCGCCCGCGCCCGATTTTTTGGCGCAGCAAAAGGACGGACATCAGCGGCATCGAATACGTGATCACCTCCGAGCGCACCACCATTGATATGCGCGAACAGGTGTTTGATTTTGCCAAGCAAAACGTGATCACCAAGGACAACGTGAACATCGAGATTGACGCGATGTTGTATTTCCAAATCACCGACGTACACGCGGCGGTATACGAAATCGCCAACCTCCCCGATGCGATTGAAAAACTTTGCAAAACCAATCTGCGAAATGTGGCCGGCAAAATGGACCTCGACGAATGCCTCACCTCGCGCGCAGTCATCAACTCCGAGCTCAGCCGCGTGATGGACGAGGCCACCGACAAATGGGGCGTGAAAGTCAACCGCGTGGAACTCAAGGACATCACCCCGCCGCCCGACATTCAACAGGCGATGGAAAAACAAATGCGTGCCGAGCGCGATCGCCGCGCCACCATTCTTGAGGCCGAAGGCGAAAAACGATCCGCTATTCTCGAAGCCGAGGGTGTCCGTGAATCACAAATCAAACGCGCCGAGGGCCAGAAACAATCCGAGATCTTAAGAGCCGAAGGTGAAGCCAACGCCCGTATCAAAGTAGCCGAAGCGGAAAAGACCGCCATCACGCTGCTCACCGAAAGCCTCGGCGGAACCAAAAGCGACCCCGCACAATACCTCATCGCGGTTCGCTACTTGGAGTCGCTACAAACCATGACCTCCGGCAAAGACAACAAAGTCGTCTACGTGCCTTACGAGGCTACCGGCGTCATCGGTTCACTCGGCGGCATCAAAGATCTGCTCAGCGGTATTGGCAAATCGTAG
- a CDS encoding NfeD family protein, translating into MASLISKAGGEVAIQFLGFSVTSVVLLLALRPVLMRMRENKVDGGETGIDIYIGKQGRITEKVDAQAGTGRIQIGGENWAAVSDVGIIIEEESQATVIRIEGTKAIVSVSENP; encoded by the coding sequence GTGGCTTCGCTGATTTCCAAAGCAGGGGGCGAAGTGGCCATCCAATTTCTGGGGTTCAGCGTCACTTCGGTGGTGTTGCTGCTCGCGCTGCGGCCGGTGTTGATGCGAATGCGGGAGAACAAAGTAGACGGCGGGGAAACCGGCATTGATATTTATATCGGCAAGCAAGGCCGAATTACTGAGAAGGTGGATGCCCAAGCCGGAACGGGCCGCATCCAAATCGGTGGTGAAAATTGGGCGGCTGTTTCGGATGTCGGCATTATCATCGAAGAAGAATCTCAAGCCACGGTGATCCGCATTGAGGGCACCAAGGCGATTGTGAGTGTGAGCGAAAACCCTTAA
- a CDS encoding type II toxin-antitoxin system prevent-host-death family antitoxin has product MKTITTHEAKTHLSRFLAEVGQGGEVVITRGREPVARLVAVRRRGKAVGRPKVGVVTSEPVKVAADAFAPLEGADLAAWGLE; this is encoded by the coding sequence ATTAAAACCATCACCACGCACGAGGCGAAAACGCACTTGTCCCGATTTCTGGCGGAAGTGGGGCAGGGGGGCGAAGTGGTCATTACCCGTGGCCGCGAGCCGGTGGCACGACTGGTGGCGGTGCGACGACGCGGTAAAGCGGTGGGCCGGCCCAAGGTGGGCGTGGTGACCTCGGAACCGGTGAAGGTGGCGGCGGACGCGTTTGCGCCCTTGGAAGGCGCGGACTTAGCAGCTTGGGGACTTGAATGA
- a CDS encoding type II toxin-antitoxin system VapC family toxin, whose protein sequence is MKLLLDTCTLIWLATEPKRLSRKARAAIDDAANELWLADVSVLELGLKYSAGKIELPQPPREWVEAQSTVWRLRAAPLDRAVMYRATELPIHHSDPFDRLLVATALENGLTILTSDEAIARYPVSVLWR, encoded by the coding sequence ATGAAACTCCTGCTCGATACCTGCACGCTCATTTGGCTGGCGACTGAGCCCAAGCGGTTGAGCCGCAAGGCGCGCGCAGCGATTGATGACGCTGCCAATGAATTATGGCTGGCGGATGTGAGTGTGCTGGAATTGGGCCTCAAATATAGCGCGGGCAAAATTGAACTGCCCCAGCCACCGCGCGAATGGGTGGAGGCGCAGTCCACCGTGTGGCGGTTGCGCGCCGCGCCCTTGGATCGGGCGGTGATGTATCGCGCCACCGAGCTGCCGATTCATCATTCGGATCCTTTCGATCGGTTGCTCGTCGCCACGGCATTGGAGAACGGGCTGACAATTTTGACATCGGACGAAGCCATTGCCCGTTATCCGGTTTCAGTATTATGGCGTTAG
- a CDS encoding leucine--tRNA ligase — MSQMRRQYPFHLIEPRWQQHWEAQETFRAFNPGEPPAAEHPFAVRHGDAAPESLEKYYILDMFPYPSGAGLHVGHPEGYTATDITARYLRMQGRHVLHPMGWDAFGLPAEQYAIKTGQHPRKTTEENVANFKRQIKGLGFSYDWSREVNTTDPNYFRWSQWIFLQLYNSWVNPATGKAESIDTLKIPADITTDEARREYRDDHRLAFVSHAPVNWCPELGTVLANEEVIDGKSEVGGHPVVRRPMRQWMLRITAIAQRLLDDLETIDWSDSLKEMQRNWIGRSEGAEVDFRIQESEDKIRVFTTRPDTLWGATYMVLSPEHEWVDELTTDAQRAAVEEYRAAASRKSDLERTELAKEKTGVFTGAFAINPVNDEPVPIWIADYVLASYGTGAIMAVPAHDARDLEFAQKFELPVRVVVQAPEGESLEPLGFVGDGTSVESGFLNGLPTSEAKAKIIEWLEEKRHGKRTINFKLRDWLFSRQRYWGEPFPIVWRDGHHEAVAESDLPVLPPELDDYKPTTEGDPPLARAADWVSLPDGATRETNTMPQWAGSCWYYLRFLDSQNTECHVGEAAEKYWMNVDLYVGGTEHAVLHLLYARFWHKVLFDLGHVSTAEPFQRLVNQGIILGEDGQKMSKSRGNVVNPDGVIDEYGADAFRLYEMFMGPLEMMKPWNTKGVEGVYRFLGRVWRLFIDEGSYKDYEQAVTAAPDQAEALLADLKLHPALNDAEPTPDQLKALHACIKKVTDDLDGMRYNTGISALMVFVNEASKWESRPREVLGIFLRLLNPFAPHVAEELAGRLGEVSGNTLAYQPWPSFDEAFLVEDSIEFPVQVNGKLRGHIDITPETSREEIEKLALACEKVQQFISEKEVKKVIVVPNKLVNIAVK, encoded by the coding sequence ATGTCACAAATGCGGCGACAATATCCGTTTCACTTAATCGAGCCCCGCTGGCAACAGCACTGGGAGGCGCAGGAAACATTCCGTGCCTTTAACCCCGGTGAACCGCCTGCGGCGGAGCATCCCTTTGCCGTGCGCCATGGCGATGCGGCGCCGGAGTCGCTGGAGAAATATTACATCCTCGATATGTTTCCGTACCCCTCCGGCGCGGGGCTGCACGTCGGCCATCCGGAAGGTTACACCGCCACGGACATCACCGCGCGCTATCTCCGAATGCAAGGCCGCCACGTTTTGCATCCGATGGGCTGGGACGCCTTCGGCTTGCCGGCGGAGCAGTACGCGATCAAGACCGGTCAGCATCCACGGAAAACCACGGAGGAAAACGTCGCCAACTTTAAGCGGCAAATCAAAGGGCTCGGTTTTAGCTACGACTGGAGCCGCGAGGTGAACACCACTGACCCCAATTATTTCCGCTGGAGCCAATGGATTTTTCTGCAGCTTTACAATTCGTGGGTGAACCCCGCCACCGGCAAAGCGGAGTCCATCGACACGCTAAAGATTCCCGCCGACATCACCACGGACGAAGCGCGCCGCGAATATCGCGACGACCACCGCCTCGCGTTTGTTTCTCACGCGCCGGTGAACTGGTGCCCCGAGCTGGGCACGGTGTTGGCTAACGAAGAAGTCATCGATGGCAAAAGCGAAGTGGGCGGGCATCCCGTGGTGCGTCGCCCAATGCGCCAATGGATGCTGCGCATCACCGCCATCGCGCAGCGGTTGCTCGATGATTTGGAGACGATCGATTGGAGCGATTCCTTGAAGGAAATGCAGCGCAACTGGATCGGCCGCAGCGAAGGTGCGGAAGTTGATTTTCGTATTCAGGAATCAGAAGACAAAATTCGGGTCTTCACCACACGACCCGATACGTTGTGGGGCGCAACGTATATGGTGCTTTCGCCGGAGCACGAGTGGGTGGATGAATTGACCACCGACGCCCAACGCGCGGCGGTGGAGGAATACCGCGCAGCGGCTTCGCGCAAAAGTGACTTGGAGCGCACGGAATTGGCCAAGGAAAAAACCGGCGTGTTCACCGGCGCATTTGCGATCAATCCGGTCAATGACGAGCCGGTGCCCATTTGGATTGCCGATTACGTTTTGGCCAGCTACGGCACCGGCGCGATTATGGCCGTGCCCGCGCACGACGCGCGTGATTTGGAGTTTGCACAAAAATTTGAACTCCCCGTGCGCGTGGTCGTGCAAGCGCCCGAAGGCGAGTCCCTTGAACCGCTGGGATTTGTAGGCGACGGCACCAGCGTGGAGAGCGGCTTCCTTAACGGCCTTCCCACGTCCGAGGCGAAGGCAAAAATAATCGAGTGGCTCGAAGAAAAAAGGCACGGCAAACGCACCATTAATTTCAAACTGCGCGATTGGCTTTTTAGTCGCCAACGGTATTGGGGCGAGCCATTCCCAATTGTCTGGCGCGATGGCCATCACGAAGCCGTTGCCGAAAGCGACCTCCCCGTGCTACCGCCGGAGCTCGACGATTACAAACCCACCACCGAAGGCGATCCGCCACTGGCGCGCGCCGCCGATTGGGTAAGCCTCCCCGACGGCGCCACGCGCGAGACCAACACAATGCCCCAATGGGCGGGCAGTTGTTGGTACTACTTGCGCTTTCTTGATTCGCAAAATACCGAGTGCCACGTCGGCGAGGCGGCGGAAAAATACTGGATGAACGTCGACCTTTATGTGGGCGGCACGGAGCACGCGGTGTTGCATTTGTTGTACGCGCGGTTTTGGCATAAGGTGTTGTTTGATCTGGGGCACGTGTCCACGGCGGAGCCATTTCAACGTTTGGTGAATCAGGGAATTATTCTTGGCGAGGACGGCCAGAAAATGTCCAAGAGCCGCGGCAATGTGGTGAACCCCGATGGGGTGATCGATGAGTACGGCGCGGATGCATTTCGATTGTACGAAATGTTTATGGGCCCGCTGGAGATGATGAAGCCGTGGAACACGAAAGGCGTGGAGGGTGTGTATCGTTTTCTCGGGCGCGTGTGGCGGCTGTTCATCGACGAAGGCAGCTACAAAGATTACGAGCAAGCGGTGACTGCCGCGCCGGATCAAGCGGAGGCGTTGCTGGCGGATTTGAAACTGCATCCGGCGCTCAATGATGCCGAGCCCACGCCGGATCAACTCAAGGCGCTGCACGCGTGCATCAAAAAGGTGACCGATGATCTCGACGGGATGCGCTACAATACAGGCATCTCGGCGTTGATGGTTTTTGTGAACGAAGCCTCCAAATGGGAAAGCCGCCCGCGGGAAGTGCTCGGCATCTTTTTGCGTTTGCTCAATCCTTTTGCGCCGCATGTGGCGGAGGAATTGGCGGGGCGCTTGGGCGAAGTCAGCGGCAACACACTGGCGTATCAGCCGTGGCCGAGCTTCGATGAGGCGTTTTTGGTGGAGGATTCCATTGAGTTTCCAGTGCAAGTGAACGGCAAATTGCGCGGGCACATTGACATCACACCGGAAACCTCGCGCGAGGAAATCGAAAAACTCGCGTTGGCGTGCGAGAAGGTGCAGCAATTTATTTCTGAAAAAGAAGTTAAGAAAGTCATTGTGGTGCCGAATAAACTAGTGAATATTGCGGTGAAATAG
- a CDS encoding insulinase family protein — protein sequence MPDGSPNPAGQFNANGDTRLATLDNGLTVIVREDHSAPVASVQAWAKTGSIHEGAWLGAGLSHILEHMLFKGTETRGVGRIDQEVQEAGGYMNAYTSFDRTVYYIDVPNTGAHTAIDILCDIMQHATLPEAELAKELDVIRREIDMGQDDPGRRAGRRLFESAYTTSPYRHTVIGYPDIFNELRRDDIVGYYRARYLPGNIFYVIVGDVNAVEVIEQVAAAFANNKNKPSPPVLLPNEPRQTAPRQVIEEAPVQLGHLHYSWHVPNVRHPDMPALDVLATLLGNGRSSRLYQNVREKKGLVNSADAWTYTPTQSGLFGMSAVVNADKFEGARTALLEELDQLKSAQVEPAELNKVMKQFISATLATRKTMEGQAQNLGDCWISVNDLDFTDRYLESVQRVKPRDVCRVATEYLQEDNRTLYALLPTGATPVVARAAVKHVQHPIQKFELPNGLRLLVKEDHRLPFVQMRALFQGGVLAEKIGNSGITQLMAKLLVKGTANRTGQQIAEQIESVGGGIDAYGGNNSFGASLEVLSGDTLLGLELMADVLLHPSFPESAMERQRVVQHAALKAQLDKLLQGTFRLMRETLFGGQGYGLDILGTEATLDKLDASDLAAFHQKLTVPNNAVLAIFGDIKTNDIRAEVEKAFGLWPAGNGFRAPKHIPPGEGMRRVEQVRDKEQAVAVLGYRGCSFFDDDRYALELIGEACSDLGSRLFLRIREEFGLAYYVGAQSHPGFTEGHFSFYAGTSPEQLEQVEKELLAEAAKLRQDGLTDDELRRAKAKIIGQKKIARQDLGGLATISGLDELYGLGYESSDKDDEKYESITKAQIEAAAQKYLRPGQCVMAVTHP from the coding sequence ATGCCTGACGGTTCACCTAACCCCGCCGGCCAATTTAACGCCAACGGCGACACGCGCCTTGCCACTCTCGATAATGGCCTCACCGTCATCGTGCGCGAAGACCACAGCGCCCCTGTCGCTTCCGTGCAGGCGTGGGCCAAGACCGGCAGCATCCACGAAGGCGCGTGGCTCGGCGCGGGCCTTTCGCACATTCTCGAGCATATGCTATTCAAGGGCACCGAAACCCGCGGCGTGGGGCGCATCGATCAGGAAGTGCAGGAAGCCGGCGGTTATATGAACGCTTACACGTCGTTCGATCGCACGGTGTACTATATCGACGTGCCCAACACCGGCGCGCACACGGCCATCGATATTTTGTGCGACATCATGCAGCACGCCACGTTGCCCGAAGCCGAGCTGGCCAAGGAGCTGGATGTCATCCGCCGCGAAATCGATATGGGCCAGGACGACCCCGGCCGCCGCGCGGGGCGGCGGCTCTTCGAGAGCGCATACACCACCAGCCCTTATCGCCATACGGTGATTGGCTATCCCGATATTTTCAATGAACTGCGCCGCGACGACATCGTGGGCTACTACCGCGCGCGTTACCTGCCGGGCAATATTTTTTACGTCATCGTGGGCGACGTGAACGCCGTGGAAGTCATCGAGCAAGTAGCCGCCGCATTCGCAAACAACAAAAACAAACCCTCGCCGCCCGTGCTGCTGCCCAATGAACCGCGCCAAACCGCCCCGCGCCAAGTCATCGAGGAAGCCCCCGTTCAGCTCGGTCATTTGCATTACTCGTGGCACGTGCCCAATGTGCGCCATCCGGATATGCCCGCGCTGGACGTGCTCGCCACGCTGCTGGGCAACGGTCGCAGCAGTCGGCTCTACCAAAATGTGCGCGAGAAAAAGGGCCTCGTGAACAGCGCCGATGCGTGGACCTACACGCCCACCCAGAGCGGTCTTTTCGGAATGAGTGCCGTGGTGAATGCGGATAAATTTGAAGGTGCGCGCACGGCGTTGCTCGAAGAACTCGATCAACTCAAATCCGCCCAGGTGGAGCCTGCGGAACTCAACAAAGTGATGAAGCAATTCATCTCCGCCACACTGGCTACGCGCAAGACAATGGAAGGCCAAGCGCAAAACCTCGGCGACTGCTGGATCTCCGTCAACGACCTCGACTTTACTGATCGCTATCTCGAAAGCGTCCAACGCGTGAAACCGCGCGACGTCTGCCGCGTGGCCACCGAATATTTACAGGAAGACAATCGCACGCTCTACGCGCTGCTGCCCACCGGCGCCACTCCCGTGGTGGCGCGTGCGGCGGTCAAACACGTGCAGCATCCCATCCAAAAATTTGAGCTCCCCAATGGCCTGCGCTTGTTGGTGAAGGAAGATCATCGCCTGCCCTTTGTGCAAATGCGCGCGCTCTTCCAAGGCGGCGTGCTCGCCGAGAAAATTGGCAACAGCGGCATCACCCAACTTATGGCCAAGCTGCTCGTTAAAGGCACCGCCAACCGCACGGGCCAGCAAATCGCTGAGCAAATCGAATCCGTCGGCGGAGGCATCGATGCCTACGGCGGCAATAATTCATTCGGAGCATCCCTCGAAGTGCTCAGTGGCGATACGCTGCTCGGGCTGGAGCTAATGGCCGATGTGCTGCTGCATCCCTCCTTTCCCGAATCCGCGATGGAACGCCAACGTGTCGTGCAGCACGCCGCCCTCAAAGCGCAGTTGGACAAGCTCCTCCAAGGCACTTTCCGCCTGATGCGCGAAACATTATTTGGCGGACAAGGCTACGGTCTGGACATCCTCGGCACCGAGGCAACGCTCGATAAATTGGACGCCAGCGATCTCGCAGCGTTCCATCAAAAACTCACCGTGCCCAACAACGCCGTGCTCGCCATTTTCGGCGACATCAAAACCAACGACATCCGCGCTGAAGTGGAAAAAGCATTTGGCCTGTGGCCCGCCGGCAATGGATTCCGCGCCCCGAAGCACATTCCCCCCGGCGAAGGAATGCGTCGCGTGGAACAAGTGCGCGATAAAGAACAAGCCGTCGCCGTGCTCGGCTATCGCGGTTGTTCATTTTTCGATGACGATCGCTATGCGCTTGAACTCATCGGCGAAGCCTGCAGCGATCTGGGCAGTCGACTGTTCCTGCGCATCCGCGAAGAATTTGGCCTCGCTTATTATGTCGGCGCGCAGAGTCATCCCGGATTCACCGAAGGCCATTTTTCATTTTACGCCGGCACCTCGCCCGAGCAGCTTGAGCAAGTGGAAAAGGAACTGCTTGCCGAAGCCGCCAAGCTCCGCCAAGACGGCCTTACCGACGACGAACTGCGCCGCGCCAAAGCTAAGATCATCGGTCAAAAGAAAATCGCCCGCCAGGACCTCGGCGGCCTCGCCACCATCAGCGGCCTCGATGAACTCTATGGCCTCGGCTATGAGTCCAGCGACAAAGACGACGAAAAATACGAGTCCATCACCAAAGCCCAAATTGAAGCTGCCGCTCAAAAATACCTCCGCCCCGGCCAATGCGTGATGGCCGTGACGCATCCGTGA
- a CDS encoding galactose mutarotase — protein sequence MRTTLKTTGTFCALTLTAIFMTACSSIPKASFGTTKGGEATEIYTLQNQNGLIAKVTTYGATLVEMHVPDKSGNLADVINGFDDVSGYEGEGNQYFGCTTGRVCNRIANGKFTLNGTEYTLAINNDPNHLHGGNDKALSKQVWKATPVCGKQAVTFSITSPDGEEGYPGNLTINVTYTLTDADELRIDYHATTTKATPVNLTNHAYWNLAGAGSGPVLSHELTLNADNFTPTDDTLIPTGAITAVAGTFLDFRTAHVIGARIPADDTPWKGYDHNFVINGKAGEQRLAAKLKDPASGRVLEIFTDQPSIQFYSGNFLNGQTGKAGKTYPHRGAVCLETQHHPDAVNHDQFPNTILEPGDNYHTTTVHQFRAE from the coding sequence ATGCGAACCACATTGAAAACCACCGGCACATTTTGTGCCCTCACCCTCACCGCAATTTTTATGACCGCCTGTAGTTCAATTCCCAAGGCGTCCTTTGGCACTACGAAAGGGGGCGAGGCGACGGAGATTTACACACTCCAAAATCAAAACGGCCTCATCGCCAAAGTCACCACATACGGCGCCACGCTGGTGGAAATGCACGTGCCCGATAAAAGCGGCAATCTTGCCGATGTCATCAACGGATTTGACGACGTGAGCGGTTATGAAGGCGAAGGCAATCAATACTTTGGCTGCACTACCGGCCGGGTGTGCAACCGCATTGCGAACGGCAAGTTCACACTCAACGGCACCGAGTACACGCTCGCCATCAATAACGATCCCAACCACCTCCACGGCGGCAACGACAAAGCCCTCAGCAAACAAGTGTGGAAAGCCACGCCCGTGTGCGGCAAACAAGCCGTCACGTTTTCAATCACCAGCCCCGATGGCGAGGAAGGCTATCCCGGTAACCTCACCATCAATGTGACTTACACGCTTACCGACGCCGATGAGTTGCGCATCGATTACCACGCCACCACCACCAAAGCCACGCCGGTGAATCTCACCAACCACGCTTATTGGAACCTCGCCGGCGCGGGCAGCGGCCCCGTGCTCAGCCACGAGCTGACGCTCAACGCGGATAACTTTACCCCCACCGATGACACACTCATCCCCACCGGCGCGATTACCGCAGTGGCGGGCACGTTTCTTGATTTCCGAACGGCCCACGTTATCGGCGCACGCATCCCCGCCGATGACACCCCGTGGAAAGGCTACGACCACAACTTTGTCATCAATGGCAAGGCTGGCGAACAACGCCTCGCAGCCAAATTGAAAGACCCCGCGAGCGGGCGCGTGTTGGAAATTTTCACGGACCAACCGTCCATCCAGTTTTACAGCGGCAACTTTTTGAACGGCCAGACCGGCAAGGCCGGAAAAACTTATCCCCATCGCGGTGCGGTATGCCTCGAAACTCAGCATCATCCCGATGCGGTCAATCACGATCAATTCCCAAACACCATTCTCGAGCCCGGCGACAATTATCACACCACTACCGTCCATCAATTCCGTGCGGAATAG